The genomic segment TGATCCGATGTCCAGCACCAATGCCAAGCCCCCGGGTGTCGAGCTGTGGACCCTCTTTGACCTTCCCGTCACGCAGGTTGATGCCACTTGGAAAAATCTCACCCATTCCCTTTCAGGTCTCTTTTGCGCATCCATCAACTTTCTTGAATCCTCCACAGCTTATTCTGCTCCTCGTTGGGGATTCCATCCAAATTCTGACAACCTAAGATATGGTGCATTGCCCCGCGAAGCAGTTTGCACTGAGAATCTCACTCCTTGGTTAAAGCTTCTCCCATGTCGAGATAAAGCTGGGCTGGCTTCTCTATTGGACAGGCCTTCTATTTATAAAGGCTACTACCATTCCCAAAGATTGCGGATAGTCTCAACTAAAGTTACTGGTATAGTTCTTGAACAGACACTGACTGTTGTGCTCCAACCAAATGTCAAAAGGAATAACCCTGTTTCTTCTACTGAGGGATCTCTGCAGCCTAATTGGTCCATGAGTGCAGTATTTAAAAAGAAGATAACAGGACAGTGTGTTCTTGCCAAAGCTAGTAGAGTGTTCCTTGAACTAGAGGAAGGTTTAGTTGCTGAACTTGAGAAAAGGGTATTTAGAGATTCTTGGAGTAATCCTTTATTTGAATTGTCTGCTATGCCAGATAgggaaatcaaagagatcaacgcCTTGCAAGATCAAAGTGGTTCAATTTTATATGAGTTCAAGGTTGCTAACTACAACGAGTATGAACCTTTGGATGTGGGCATGATGTGGAAGGTTCCTTTGGTCTGGTCTTGTCCCCATGCACCATTCCATGTGAGCCGGTTTCTAATGGGAAGTGGAAATGAACGAGGCTCACTTGCTATATCATTGCAATCCACCCAGTCGCATGAGCAATTCTTAGGTGGCTCAGATGCTTGTACGCTACAAG from the Phoenix dactylifera cultivar Barhee BC4 chromosome 14, palm_55x_up_171113_PBpolish2nd_filt_p, whole genome shotgun sequence genome contains:
- the LOC103695658 gene encoding GPI transamidase component PIG-T homolog isoform X2, with translation MYMYACMHVSMHLKPYMNRCQALIMLRLTTSNGGSDAPYTAADTPPPPPPLLMATHLHRSAALLLLLILSHVLVRPVLASGGHDGGGGAEEEEFSEELLLKPLSDRKVLAHFHFQSTALPSATNGRHHRLFPKAIAQLVEKFQIKEMELSFTQGRWNYENWGGSDPMSSTNAKPPGVELWTLFDLPVTQVDATWKNLTHSLSGLFCASINFLESSTAYSAPRWGFHPNSDNLRYGALPREAVCTENLTPWLKLLPCRDKAGLASLLDRPSIYKGYYHSQRLRIVSTKVTGIVLEQTLTVVLQPNVKRNNPVSSTEGSLQPNWSMSAVFKKKITGQCVLAKASRVFLELEEGLVAELEKRVFRDSWSNPLFELSAMPDREIKEINALQDQSGSILYEFKVANYNEYEPLDVGMMWKVPLVWSCPHAPFHVSRFLMGSGNERGSLAISLQSTQSHEQFLGGSDACTLQVVVFQVVPWYVKVYHHTLQIFIDGKPQTVSDVIEKLQVTPSEDKLLPGTLELMLRFPCSMHSATLTLDFDKGFLHIDEYPPDANQGFDIPSALVSFPGFQSSRSYHEDDSLKNSPLLLKFQLPGLG